The DNA window CTCACCAGTTGACACAGTCCCTCCTACTACTGTAATTATGATTTAAACTTCAAAGCATTGTAAGTGTTTCATACAttgcaaaggcaaaaaaaaattaatttatgccTCTGATTCACTTCTATCCTGGTGACGCATCTTTGTATCCTTCAAATGAGTATTTGATTCCAAGTTTCTGTATCCgttcttttaaaattcctttttatctCTGACCTCTTACTCCTACGCATTATTCAGCGctggataaaaggaaaaataatgtgtctgataatttaagaaaaaactgACAATCAGACAAGTGAATTGTCAACCATATTTGAACCTGACTAGTGTATTATTTTCttggctggatttttttttttccatattaaacAAGAGTTCAGTTGCAAAAAAACTTGACTCCAAACAAGGGATATTCAATCTAATACAAATTCCAACAACCCAAACACTTTCTTTTATCAAACACTCTCCCAGTGCAGTCATCCTCACTATCTGCCACGGTGCAAAAACAAAGGAGCTTTTCAATATTTTTGGAAGACAACCACAATGACTAAGAACCAAAATTGAAATGGGTGTTGCTTAAAATTGCAACATCTAGTAAATAAAAGGTTAAATAAAAGGCCCTGCCTACCTATTGCTCACTCTTAGGtcattcttttttaattatttgggTAATATCAGTGGTAAACATGGTGCAGGAAAcgatgagggaaaaaaaagagaacaaactgTTTTTGTCCAGTCTTTGTACAAGCTGGATCTAGAACTTAGCCAAGCTGCCATATTTAGTCTCCCTAGGACATGTAGCCTGTATCCATTTCTCCCCACCTCAAGCACTTAGAGGTCTGGTGTCACAACACTTCACTGGCTTTTAGGACATCTCGTGCTACCTGGGGCCCCATTCCTCTTCAGACACACCCACCTCTGCAGTTTTCAACAGCCACACTTGTGTAAGGAGGGGCAACTTGGGGAAATCGATGTAACTAGCAGAATACTCGCTCTTAGCTTTTCTTGGTATTTTTGCACCAAGTAAATGGCTCTTCGCAGTAGTGTCTCCTTAAATTTCAGCAAATATAGCTACATTCTGTCTACATTGAGCTACTTGCACTTAGAGCTGGAGTCAACAGGTATTTTATTCAGCACAGCATACATCCTAAGAAACTCCAAAGCAATATTTCTAATGCCTAAAGCATATTTAGGAAATGAGTCTGCAAACCACAGTGTAGGGTGGCACAGCATCTCTTAACTGCAGAGACCTAGTCTGGATCTGCTTTTCTGTCACAATGGAAAAGTTTTGTACCCTAGGAGACAGCTTTGCCTGCCTGAAGTGACACTTGCCAAGTTTTGATATCAAGCCTGCTGTGTTGATCCATTGTAACATGGACTCTAGACGCTTTCCATGTGTCTCAGGTCTCTttccaaaaccacagaaaccCCTTCAAGTTAATGCCAAGCTCCAGGCAGGTCATGGAGAAACGCGAGCATTGCTCTTTGTAGAGCACCGGGTGCTGAACCAGATCACTGGGGCAAACACCTAAATAGGAGAATCTTACCAGGTGCAATTAACGCTCCGTGTGCCAGTGACAGGTACTCTGCAATTGAAAAGCAAATTCTTTGGGGCAGGAAGAGATATGTACTTTGAGATGCGCAGGCGGCCTGACTGTCAATGACAACCCTGTTTTTGGCTTGCCCTAAGGAGAGATGAGTTTTACGCCTTTTACCGCTGTATGCACTCGTCCAAGAGCCTCTCCCACCCACACAGCTCGCTGGGGGACCCGGAACCAGACCCTTCTGCTGGACATGCAGGTTTTTGCCGGGCAGCGAGTTCCCGGGAGGGAGCTGCTCACGATGCCCACGCACCGTGCGGAACAGCGCGACAGTGTTCGCCGGGGCGCCGTAGTGGGACAGGACGGCGGCGCTGCTGCTGAGCCCGAAGGGCACCTCCGGCACCTGTCCGGCCGCCAGGCGAAACTGCTCCGCTTCGGGGCTCTGCGGGTCCTGcggagggagaggagggagggtgAGGGGCCGAGCCCGAACGGGGCCACCGGCACCGGTACCGGTATTGGCACCGCTATTGGTACCGGTATTGGCACCGGTATTGGCACCGGTACCGGTACCGGCACCGCGGGCGGAGCGAGCGCGACACCTGCCGGCCGCTCGGTCCCCGCGGGAGCCGCCGCCACCCCCTGCTCGGGCGGGCTGCTCCGGGATCCAGGAACCCGCCAGGATGGTGTTGAGTCCCTGGGCACTCAAAAGGGAAGGgacaaacacagaacaaaacagcacatttaaataaatatatgtatatatacatacatacatacatacttGTGTCTATAAGTGCgtgtttataaaatatatacGTATATAAACGTCACAATTTTTAAGCTAACCTTGATTCTAGAGTCAGGGGGTTACAGTTTTGAACACCTCGAATTATCAGTACCGTGGATCCTTTTAAAAGGATATCTTAGGTACATCCTGTACTATACCTATACATTCAGGAACAAAAGGGTAGAAATGTGCAATTTCTCTTTCCTGCAGAGAGCGTTAACTACTACTAGCTTTTTCCTGTATTAAAGCTTTCCTTgctattcccattcccagctttACAGTGATGTACTTTCGATACTTCTATTTATTGGATATAAACTGTCAAGACATGGTCTCTGCTTGGaaattggtttgtttttcattttagctTGAACTGTCAGTTCAGCTGTTTGCGAGCCCAGAGAGAACggaaaacaaaattctttgTTCGTTCCAAAGAAAAACATCTCTCACGACCTGTTTCGGAAATGCCAGCGCATCAACATCGCTCTGGCGGGAGCGCTAAAGCCTAGAGTGTGAATAATCTCGCTGAGTTTTGGAGCATTCCCGGGAAACCTGGGCTTTAGTCAGGCCGAGCGTGGCCCTTTCTCAGAGACACGCGGGGCTTCTGGAGCAGTGCGCTGTGCTTCCACGGCCGCGCTCATTATACGGGAAGCTTGCCGAGCCACGTACTGCAGCGAACtgaaaggctgcagcagagaaatAATTTATGGTGAGCAGAGAACGTGGCCTTTATTGGGACGAATACACCTTCAGGCCGAGAGCCAAGCCTCCACGGCACACGTACGTCTTTATCTGCTGTTCAAACGCAGCCCTGTCACGCTTCGGGCACTGAACGCCCGAGATGTCGCCGGCTGCTGCCTCGTGTTCCTGCACGGCAGCTGCCTCCCGTCTGGCTCTGAAGAGCGCGGTCCTGCGGAGGGAGGTCACTACGGCACACGACAAAAGGAGCCACGTCCCTGCCGCAGCTCAGGGGGAggctctgggcacagctccGCCGTAAACCCAGCCAGCTACCCTGGGGGAAGGAGGCGTCTCGGCGCTTCCATTCTGCGTGTGCAGACTGCCCGGCTGCTTTGCACAGCTTTAGCTCTGCAAGAGCAACCCCAAAGGAGCTCCAGTTGCCTGCAGGCACCGAAGTCGAGGCGGCTGGAGCTCTGTGATCTGCGTTTACAAAGCCCCTGGGGCATACAGCTCCTGCGCTCACAGCCTTGTTGCTGCCCACGCTGCACCGAGGGTCCCCACTCTGCGGTGGGCTGTGAGATGCCAGGGCCCTACACCAAGAGCATGATGTCCTCCCTGGActgccctccagccccaggcacagggcagaAGGAGGAAGGTGCTTGCTGCAGGACCTGTTTATGAAAGTCTGAAGCCTTCTCTGATATGAGGCAGTGTGTggacagaaaagcagaacggAGCTcaaagaaaatatggaaaaagcTGCAGTTCGGGGACCTTAAAAGTAATAAGGATCATGTTAAAGAGGCCTATCTTTTACAGTGCTGTAGctcagtaaatattttccttttattttctgaggaaaaatacTCATACcatttgggggggtgggggtgcaAGGGACTTGTGCCTGTCACTCACCTTTGAATTCAGTGGAATTTAGATTAAAAGAGACAGAGGATATCTGTCAAGGATATCTACTCAGAGGAACAAAGAAGTGAGACAGAGACCATGCCTACATGCTCCCTACAAAGAGGCTGCAGCCTGAGTCCAAATGCTCTTGGACTCTAGGGGACTTGCACTATCACTTCTCCCTGAGACTTGACTTCCTCATCCCTATCACACAGGCAGTGCCTTACTCTGCCTTTGCTGACTACAGCAAATAAATGACATTCCCACTCACCCCTCACTAACACTGTTTCTCTaccatgcatttttttcttcccctgcagcatttccctctcttctgcCCCAGGGCTCCTACAAACTCCTTCATCTTCATCCCTTGCTCCATCTCCTTTTCCATGCACAGACCAAATTCcttgtgttttctctgtgaCCCATCACCTAAGCCCTCCATTTGCCTGTCACAGCCCCAGCAATTTTTGGGACAACAGCTGCCTTTGGCAGGTGTTTATACCACATCCAGCCTCATGCTCTCATCAGGGTGGGATAGAGCTCACAGCTGGCAGAGGGGAGGTGCTGTGAACACACCTGGAAGAATCCAATGACTGCCACCTCTGCACCGCTGACGAAGGCTTCGGCATCTGCGATGCTGTTTAGCAGGATAGGTTTCTCTGTGCCTGCAGAGCAAAGGCCAGGGTTGGGCAGAGTGCACACGAGGTGTTGCTCAAAGAGGATCCcccccaacacacacacaagcatCCCAACCTCACAAGCTCACCCACACTCCTCTCCTGCAAGCACAACGCAATGTTTGTGCAGCACACCTTGGATAAGGAGGActccctgcagcagatccagACTTTCCCCAAGGCAGGAATAAAGCTCACTTACTGTGGGATGCAGAGTTACTCCCTCCAGCACACCCCACTGGGGAGCACCTGGTAAGCAGGATAACAAAGAGGCACGGGAAGATAGATGTGCCCACGGTATCAGCTTGCCTTCTCCTCGCCATGCCACCCTGCTCCAGTCCTCTCCTCAGCAAGAGACACGtcagctgctgtggggacacaCAACCTctcctggggcagtgggaagggAGCAGCTGGTCCAGGGCAAAGCCTTCAGCTCCTGAGATAACTGCCTGGCTGGAGAAAGCCCCTCCCTGCTGGGCAGGAATCAGCCTTGGAGAGAACACTGCCCGTGGTGTGTCCTCACCCACAGCACTGGACATCGAAGCTGCCCCGTACCTTTGTGACCAGACACCCCAGCTAAGAACATCCTTCTCCTGGTGCTGGATCCCAGAGGCTGATTGTCCTTCGTGCTTGGCCAGTAGGCCAGCCATGGGGACATGCAACTCTTGCATGAgctccagggagcagctgctacAGTAAGTGTTAAACATGAGAAGGGTATGTTATAGCACCCTGTCTCATCCAGTTGCCATCTGGGATGAGAGGTGGGGTCTGTCTACCTCTGGAGTCTACACCAGTCACAGCCCAGACTTTGGGCCTCAAAGGATTCACGAAATCCCCGAAGGAAActgttctgaaataatttgcttATACAGTAAGGCCAATGCTTTGAAGGAAGAGGGATATTTCCCTGCTGAAACATGCTCTTAAGCCTTCCTGTAATGCATTCTTCACACACACATCACTGAGAAACATTCTCTAGAAAGGAATGTGACACTcacacagaaaagaagaaagaaactggTTTTATTCTCACACACTGAAGTCTTGTTACGGCATCTAGCTGCATTCCCCCTGACTGGCTTCGCCTGCACAAAGATGGATTTTAACAGGGTAGGGCACCAGATACAGACCAGGAGACCAACAGGGGAGGTAAGTAACCCTTTACAATGAGTCAGAGCACGTGGCAAGTGTAACTCAAGATAGGGATTTTCCAGGGACCAGTCCACCCCTGCCAGGTGATCTTGTTTCCTCGAAAAGGCACTTCCAGGACTGGAGTTGGTACAGGAGAGAGGGACAACAGGAGGAAGTACTGGGGGCAAGGGAGGGAGATGCTTCCCAATTTAACCCATTATGGTGTCATGATGGGATGGATGGTGGTGAGAACTGTTGGGTGGTTTTCAGTGTATCAGAAGAAGCAGCAAAGgccacctgcagggctgtgcattGACcaaggctggcacagagccccagcacccacaggaaggggtgccagggctgaggccagccatgctggcaggaagaagcagTGGTGGATGTGGCCCACCTGGAGACTGGTGCAGGAGGCAAGGGGATGGGAAGGGGGAAGGCAAACTGGGTGAACTCATTCTGTCCATTCCTTCTTGATGGACAGGTTCCACTCCCAGGTGAGATGGTCGTGCTTGTCATCATCGGTGAAGAAGGATTTGTTGTGATAGGTGCCCCGAGCCAGCATCCCCTTAGGAGCCTCTTCAATAGGTGTCAGGAACTCGTACTCCTCTGGCCGTGGCCCATAGCTGCCAACCATGAATGTGGCTTTGTCCACTAGGAGGAAACAATCCACAGGGAATAAGCCCCTCAGATGGGGAATGATAAGGGAGAGAGGAAGCCATGagcaaaaaagcagaaagcagatgGGGGAGAAAGGGACAGTCCATGTCAGCAAAGGAGAGCAGAATCAGTGGGAAGAGCATGTTAGTGAAGCATAAGGACAGCTGGAAGGATAACATGGATGGATGGGCAGGTGAACAGGCAGCTCCGTTTGGACACTCTCACATGTATGTTCTTGTCCTGGTTTGAGACAAATTTGGGAGGAAGCTGAACATTCTGGCTGCTAGAAGGGTGTGAGAATACCCCGCTCAAGAGCTACCTTGATTTCCCACTACTTCTCTTTACTGGTGAGAAGACACCAGTTATGTGTGCTGAACAGGATGCTGAAGCCTTAGCGGTGGTTGCACAAAAATGCatttggggtgtgtgtgtgtgtgtgtgtgtgtgtgtgtgtgtgtgtgtgtatgtagaAAACGGGGCTTTCCTCTGCCTTGTCcaagcagagcagcactgaggagAACCCACATGCAAATAACAGGGCCCTGCAACACAATGGGAAGTTTCACAGAGCAGGACTGAATTTTACCAAGTGCTTCCGAAGAGCTTTTAGAGGGTGGGAAGCTCCACACAAGCTGAGCTACTGCACAGGGggtggagaggaggagaagagctCTGTATGGAGAGGCAGTCTGTGGCAAGCGCTATCTAAGCAGAGTCTCTGTGGATTTTGCAGATAATGGTGTAGCATACAGGAACCAGAGCTGGCTCATACTGAGTTCACACAAAACAAGAAACTGCTGTCCTATGTGAAGCAGGCTTATGCACTCTGCTGAGAAATCACCTCCTGAGTGTAAGCAtagggtgggatttggggccAAGGGAGCCTCTGTCCCAgtccagagctgcaggagcattTCTTTGAGAAGAAGGAACACACAGGGAGGAGCAGTGTtgtgcagggcaggcagggctctTACTCACCCTTCACCCCGGTCCGGTAGGTGTGCTGCACATATTTCAGTCCCGACACAATGTCCCTGTTTACCTGCAGGAAGTAACCAGAAGCGTCAAGAAAAGAGTTTTGTTTCTGTACCTGATGATTTTCCCCCTCCTTAGGGATATACCCATCTTTGCTCCCTACACAAGACAGCCTCAGCACAGGGCACATTGTACAGGTCCCTAAAACAACTTCTCCTTTAGCAACCTCTGCGCATCTCTTGCACTTCCCATTCTTTGTCCAGCTTTGAAGCTGACTGGAGCACATCAGTAAGGTTCTCAAGACATGctgatgaagacaaagaaaagTGAAACAGGGAGTTCCTGTTTAGTAATTTTCATACTGGAAACCATACATGGGTAACTAGAGTCATCCCTTCAGCCCAAATAAATGGGCAGCTTTCAGGTGCCCTCTAAGTTCCATGGAGAGCTGGCAAGTTTTTTCTCAAAAGACAGAGGGTCAACTTTCATAATATTTTCTCAAATCTTCCATGGATAGCTTGGATGTATCCAAAGCCACTCCTCTGCAGCATACACTGCCTTCCCACAGTGTACACTATTCAATCTGAAAACAGGATGGACAGATCCTTTTACACACCAGGGTAAAGTTCACACAGTACGAACCCTTACCAGCCGTGGAACTGAGGGAGAGAGTTAGAATAACTCTGGTTAGAATAACTCTAGAATGTCTGGCTTCAGGTATCTCTGATTAACAAGGCACAGATACATATGGAAATATTTCACAGCACAAAAGAGAGCTGGAGGTGTCTTGGGGGAAGAGCATAGGGTGACATTCATCTCTGAGAAAGTAGGActcagaaaaaaagggagatCTGTCCTACAGAACCCACAATATTAACACCTTCCCTCATCTTTGTCAGGAGAAttatctttcttccttttctgccttctcttccAAGCCCAGTTTTGAAGCAAGCATTTGCAGAGATAATCAGTTCACTGCTGGATGCCACACTGCAGCGTGGCCAAGTTTCATTTTCAGCTATAAACAGAAGAAGTGGCTGACACTGATTAATGGGTGTGAGGGAGAAATGAGCCCATTTGGGTTTATCACCACCTGAAGAATTCAGGTATCTTCAGCCAAACACTACAATATTACATCTTTTTAATGTGTACATGAAGCCCAGTAATACTGACTGAATCTGTACTTCATAAATAGCCATTCTCTCTTCTCCTGCCTGTTTATTTCCACTTAGTGTTAAGTAAAGATTTTTCAGTGgctaaaaagcaaaaccaaacacagcCAAAACAACCCATCTGGCTTTTAAACCACTTGTTGTTTATCAGTGTGAGGAAACAGAAACCAACTTCAACCTACTTCTTCCAAGGGGTGAGCAAGCAGAAGTGATTTCCTGGAAATATCTCATCCCTTTTTGAGTAGAACAACACCTGAAACTAGGGGAGCTTAGCAAGAGTTCATGTTTTGGACAGATGATGCCTGGCTCTAGTTATTTGATAGACTGCCACTGACTGGCCTTAGCAACTGATAAGAAgccactggaaggaaaataacTCACTCTGAAGTGGATCTTAACTCTGTATTCCACCCCTTCCTTTAAGACGAAGGTCTCTTTCTTGAGTGCTTCAAGGTCACCTGCAAGGAGAGGATCAAGCCATTAGCTAGAGATGTCACAGCAAGGATAGAGACCAGGCACAGGGGAGAAGATGGGGGTGGAGTTGCTGTCAGAGGTGAGCATCCCTTCAAAGGATGACACCTGTAAAACGAGTACACAGACGTCTGTGTGAGGTTGTGTTGTGCGACCAAATACACAGAAATTCCTGGGTGTTCATATGTATCTGTGCCCACAGAAGATGATGTCTAAACAAACACAGGTCTGAGCACATATACATAAAGATGTTTAGGCATAGCCTTGCTGCTGAGCATATGCAGGAATGTGCTCCATCCATGCCCAGCCCTGGCTTGGGTGAGAGGAGTGTgttccacagctcctgcccagcttgGAAGGCTGCCTGGGCCCCGCAGGGCTCTGCGTGGTTTTGGGTGAACAGGAAGCCTCTCTGCCTCTCCAGGCCCAACTTCCTCTTTCCACAGAAAAGCCCATATAAGGTTCTCTCCCCGTGTCCCCCGGAGCCGGAACTGCAGCATTGCTCGATTCTGAAGTTTCAATACAGCCTGTTACTCAAATGCATGCACATCCCTTGTGCTCATGAAGTCTCATTGAAAGGAAGCAAGCAGAGATGGCAAGACAAATCCAGGAGCTCCTAGCACAGTCTAGATAAAGAAAAAGACCCTCGATATTTTCCTCTGTTACATCTCCTTCTTTTTTATTCATATGTGTGCACcttaaaataagaaacaagGCTAAGATGACTTCGGAGTTCCTCTAAA is part of the Cinclus cinclus chromosome 4, bCinCin1.1, whole genome shotgun sequence genome and encodes:
- the ARHGDIB gene encoding rho GDP-dissociation inhibitor 2; translated protein: MTEKTQEPHVEDDDDELDGKLNYKPPPQKTLQELQELDKDDESLAKYKKSLLGDGPVVVDPTAPNVVVTRLTLVCDSAPGPITMDLTGDLEALKKETFVLKEGVEYRVKIHFRVNRDIVSGLKYVQHTYRTGVKVDKATFMVGSYGPRPEEYEFLTPIEEAPKGMLARGTYHNKSFFTDDDKHDHLTWEWNLSIKKEWTE